The Belonocnema kinseyi isolate 2016_QV_RU_SX_M_011 chromosome 2, B_treatae_v1, whole genome shotgun sequence nucleotide sequence tcataaactttaatgtgataagtgcaggggaaagtgggagacttaactaagtctgataatcgaaaattggcagaaatttgccttacaaagtagtgtaatgatttggtataaatcggaataatgaaacagttattactaaaaattttatgacattgaacgcattaactaatgttggggagacttaaccaagattttcagggaagggttttccaagtggcaacaagcttattacatgtggttttcaacatataaggtcattgttgattaatacaatgcgcgttcaaaaattttactaaatttatttatcaaaattgtggtgtaaaaatacaaagttccttatttaaagaatatgattattatcaacgtgagctacaaaatcgtagtaaatgctattcatcaatattagatgtaaattaatctttgataaaaaaaagctcatttggaataaaatagtttattttcaacctaaaaataaagaattcgttgaaatcctattataaaagataggcttttcatttattcttttttataaaaagataaataggcgcgcgcaagactactagtataactttaaaaatgagaCTAATAAGACTGTAAACGGCGTCATTTTTAAATGAGTTATGAACGAaagtatgtaaaaaatgttttataaaataataaaaaattaaagattcattaaagttttttcttgtgTTTCCTACTTTTCTGAAAAACAAAAGCAATATGaagaatatctttaaaaaatgaatagtgtCAACATTGTCAAAGAagtaaaaaatagtcaaaaaaaaaagaaaatagctagtagatattttatttttcggaaaaatgcgaattttaatcaaagttaAGAATGATgttgtttgtaaaataaagttgtaaaattatttaaacaattaactatcattcttttctccattttcataTAGGAAAGGcggagaaaattaaacttttttgggaCCTCTGACGCTATTTTCTTTATTACTGAGTATTGTTTTATCTTAGACATAATAAACTACTTGCTTACCTTATTAATTTGCTTAAAACAATGTTCAGTTGTTCATGGATAGTTAtcttttttctggaattaatCAGGTAGTTTTTCAAAATGCATTAAGATATTTTCGTATTCACCGAAAGTCATTTTTGTTATgcattttacataaaattgatcatttttttgcATATTCCGGGCTGGATACAAATAAAaacgacatttttaaaatttgcaatatacttccgataaatttcattttttgatacaaacataattttattttttaatttgtgtaggCAGTGCCCTCACATTGATTAAAAGATTCCTTTATAACGAGCAAAATTCTTTCGCAAAAATTGccgtaaaaaaaagaatgaaaatctaAAAGAATTGTTGCTTAGAAGATTTTTGTATTGGCATTAGGATCTTATAATACAGGCAAAATCACATTAAgcaaattttataagaattaatttagCAAACGTTTCTCAGTGCCAGATGTGTGCtcaatcttttaaacatttaaataagagAATGTAAGTCTTTGTTTTACAATATTTggtatacaatttataaaataaagaatttgtgcACTGACTTatgtatttcttaattttataagttGTATATGAAATATCGTCTGCCATAGACatgatttttaatctttaagtTATTAAGTACAAATCCATTAAactaagataataatttttcaaattctgttaCAGTGTAGCGGTCACGCAGTCAAGTGCTTCACTGGTGGTTCTCGAAAAAGCAACGAGTCGCAGTGTCCGATGCTTCAAAGAAGTGAAAAATCAGCATCGTCTTCAACAACGACACCACTACCAGCCGCCAAATCCGCGGTGAATCGCAAACATCAAAACAGCACATGTAGCGTAACCAATTCACCGCATCAGAAGAAGCTGAGATTTCAATTGGCTAAGGAAAGGAAAGCAAGCACGACTCTAGGAATAATAATGAGCGCCTTTATTATATGCTGGCTGCCATTTTTTTTGCTTGCATTAGTCAGGCCATTCTTGCCTGATTCTGATGCAATCCCTGCAACCCTTTCTAGTGTCTTCCTGTGGCTCGGCTACTGCAACAGCCTTTTAAATCCAATAATCTACGCAACACTGAACAGGGATTTCCGAAAGCCCTTCAGAGAAATCCTATTCTTCCGCTGCGGCGACCTAAATCACATGATGAGAGAAGAATTTTATCACAGCCAGTATGGTGACCCCGTCAACAAATACATCAGGTCAGCTGACAATGAGAGTGGAGGTCgtgctgaaaataatttggttgattcCATCGATGTGGCAGCTAATATACCCAATGAAAGTTTTCTATGATCCACGTAAAGCCGCCTATCACTGACTGTGAAATACACACCACAAGACTTTACTGaatagaaaatggaataatttatttcatttaataatgcTCATTTCGCCAACttggaaaatgcatttctttattcaAATGCATTCGTTCCTTTATATGCCTTTAAtatctatgcattttttaacacaaCCCTAGACTAAATTGGCAAATTAATTATTCATGATCTACTTTGaagaaaaaatcgcaaaaaatacaGCAGAAAGTATTCCAAGTGAGGAATAAAATATTCATTGCGCATTGGATGCATTCACTATTGCTTTTATTGAATGCGTTAATTAGGTATCAAATATATAGTTGGAAAAGGTTGTTATTTAAGGATATAAAAAGTTGGTTGAAAAGGCTTTGGGTCATTGTAAAAtggagatttaaaagatttacgtGGATAAATTGTAACGTTTTTAAGTGTTTAAGTTCTAAAGTTATTAAGTTTCATATGACTTGCATTTTACCTTTTTAACGGCTAGCATCAATCATGTTCAACCGAAAATTTCTTGCACGTCAAATGAAGAAGAATCGTACAACGcctttttggaaaaacaaaaaataaattcttcctcaatgattaaaaatctcatttttattacaaaataaaaatgatatcgaTAGtagtttcaaagtttaaaattgttccccttcctttaaatatattatatcaaGGAAGTTTTTCccaaaatatagaaataaaaagatcaaaataTACTAAAACAACATTTACTTTAagtaactataacattttttctaaataattcactAGCAATGTGAAGAATATATTTCATGAGATTCTTCAGctctaaaattcagaaaaacattttttttcttgatattaaTTCTGAAGGAGCTTGcaacttgaattttcttttttatttatttttaagatatcctaCGGTTATTTCCTATagatatgaaattatttcaatagtGTAGCTGTACTAAAATGATGTTCATCAtggtcaatttatatttttgatttcaaagaaattcaggtAAGAAAGCattctaaacataaaaaaatgtatttcgttaattcctttaAAACATTGACTAAGTCTATTTTTGAACAACTATTCATTACACTGGAATGTGATTACAATgacatttcttaaatatttattgctAATAGAACACTGTTACCTGTTTGTCATTACAACAGTCTtcctatttaataatattttaatatttttataaggaaatgtttttacgaattaaataaattacatatttttctgttcagaatgtttctcatttttaatttctttagaattaaaaataggaatttacaatactaaaaattatttaagccaattttaaaatagtaagGAAACTTAAATTATTAGTATCGTGTTTATAATTCGAGAGATTATCGAATTTCATTTGACGCGTATTTTGAAAAAAcccaattttggaaatattattttttgaaaattaaggctGCTTTAACTGATTCACTAGTATCATTCACACTGCACGTCTCTCATCCAGCGGCACTGGTGTGGTGGTAGCGTGTCTCCTTGCGACTCCGCTGCTATGGGATTCTCGAGTCTTTTGGCTAGAATTTCTtgcacataataaaaaatttgaattattactaataatcattttcattaattttaatgaatggataattaacaattaataataattatttattattaattatcattctaaacatatattataaatcattaacaattattaatttattatcaaataataattattattaaattcatttttcgtttcaattttttttttatttacactgcCAACACACCATTCAAGCGCCGCTGGATAAGGGTCAATCCGTGTGACTGATGCTAGTGAACCAGCGAAGGTagccacaattttcaagatttaatattttcaaaattgcgctCCACTTACAAAAAAGTCATAACACTTATCGAATGAAAATTCGACAATCTTTTGAATTAGGCTTACGTGACCTCGATTTGAATTCGACCTACAGGCCTTACCCTTCGTTAAATAGAActacatgaaaaaaatgttgtttaccaGCCCCTTCTAGACAtgatattgaaccaaaaaattattattcttttattttgttgtaagaaCATATTTCTTGTCTAAATAAAATGTACGAGATTAAAGAAACTCGTTTTCCTTTGCTTAGGTACATTGCTTTGAGACAAGGCAAATTTGCTTGGACCATACAAATATGCTATCGTCTTTCTTCAAacgatattttcttgatttaatactAACGTTTTGCCGTCTAAATACCCCCgctgcttttacaaaaaataaggtttttaataGTTGAAGACGGACAAAAAGTTTTCTCTCAAAATGCGTAGCACGGTTTTTTTTGTGTATTAGTTTAAAATGTGCCAGTACTTTTGGATTAAATGTAATCGAGGTTAGCCGTGTCTTAAGTAATACacgtatattaaaaatttccaatctcaaaatttagatttatataaaaaatgaataataattctaataatagtaaattttatccgtattctgataaaattttgttaacagtaatttataaattgaaaactaaagatgataaattaataatgaacGAGCGtcattaaatgaaaaacattgtcCTAAAAAGTCTTCGAGTGCGAGAAATGAGAATCTTCGATTAGTTAGAAGAGATTAAGACTTTTCAATGTGAAATTAGACTATTAGATCAAGTGTTTTGAATGGTTATATCTGACGATATCAAGAAACTACTAAGTGAAACGATCAAAAGGAATATATTGCGAGTATTGTGAAAAagaatgaattgtttgaaatgcGTTTGAACAAAGAAATTTAGTAGAATTGTATGGCGGTGAAGCGAACAATACTTAAAAAAAGTGACTATTCAAATCAAAGTGGATTTAGTGGCGATATTATAAGTAAAAATTGCTATGTAGAAAATTGTGAACATTGTAGGGAGTGATGTCGctaaagtaagaaaaaattatttgagtatAGTAATATCAATAACTTATTTGTGGGTCAAGGATGAATATGCTAAAGACCTGTATACTATTCTCATTCTGAGTGGAAGTTCACAATTGACGGAATCGATAACGTATAAACCTTTAcgtactaaatttttttttttaattatgtaaggTAATTGATATGAAACCATTATTGTACATAGATGTACATATGACATATTCTATATGTTTAAtctgttgaaataattattttaaatttatatattaaggtcaatattcttttaaaacattatgtCTTTTAGACTCATGTGATACAAGTATTTCATATAggttattcataattttgttatttattttctaaatcatttgtgcattttgctttttttctaatcttttagttaaattttcaaattcaagtttcTAATTGGTTAAAGATTGTATAAAGGAATATATTCACAATTTCAATTTTACGAGGTTTTGCGTGCTGTAAGACTAAACTTACTTGAAAGGATCTTGTTTGTAATTTGTAGATTAtaacttattattgttttataaaataaataaaaataaaatattaaactttgaaAGGGCATAACAGATTTTTAGAATAAGTTAGCAGTAATGTGGGgcttaattccttaaaatatgatgtctttcaaaaaaaatgtgttgaatttatgagcattctatgaaaaaataaaatatatattgttgtGGAATTCAATGGGATAATGATAGGCTCAAATTATGGgatttaacagaaaaatagttcaacataatatttaaatatgatcaaaaatttttcttattttgtaatgGGATGTACTTGATATATTCCAACTTGTTTCACAACAGAAATCATTGACTTACGtagtataaaaatattattattggctTATAGGGCTGTTGCattttagttttagttgaaaCCTATTGTAATActtctttttaaaactattttttatgcaaatgtattattttaattattttaaagttaaaaaaatggtttatttttagcTTAGCGCGTATCTatcttattaatttcaaatttacggttggtaattattttaacattttttcattaaaaattcacaatttaaacATGTTTCAATAAATACGCTAATCTTTTAAAcggaaaaaatgaagaatatattGTTAGTATATATTGTTAGCTGTGataccttgaaaattttcaattttttaaaattattttaagcatttttatttgaaaaaagaatagttttactaattttcaataaatagactGCATTTTTTCTTTGCGaaatctaccaaaaatattttcacaatgaCTCTTTGACATGCCACTTTGCTTTTGGTAAAGTGATGTTAATATTATCAACATTTGCTTACAgcaattgttaaaataatcaaaaaatgtgtTCAACTTGAAATTTATCATAACTCAGAGTCAacataaagacatttttaattaatttcaacaaaaattggtgcctattaattaataaatattcaaactatGCATGTTTTAGTAAAACTTCCTTctccaattaaaaattgttttcaatattcaAAGAATCATATCAAATAAtcgtaaaaacaatatttttaggttatttccTGGCGAAATTGagctaattaattgaaaaagaatcaaACTATGAatctttcaatacaaatttattaactaaTAGCCAGTTGacgctaatttaaaaaaaaatcaaaagaagtcatcgaaacaatattttaagtttattccgTAAAGAATATTGagtctatttattaaaaaatacaaaaaatgtaaatttgtttttaaaaagtatttgaaaacttTCCGAATATTATCTATTTTCAAGCAGTcgtaataaaacattaatttatcttacattttatattaaaaatataggcTGTAATTAGCTGAACATCGTGAGTCTCTATTAAATTACTTTTGTTGAAGTATTCattgatattattataaaaatattttccccgactgtaaatcatttttagatatcCTGCAATGATATTATGAAGAATGCAATTCtgcaagaaatatttagaatgtcTGAACATTTTACGCTAGAAATTTATTTGTTCACAGATAATTACTATGCTTAAATCATCGATCTTCACACGTGGTATCAATGTGAAGTACAttccatgaaaaaaatcaaagaaaaatgttgagaTTTTTTGTAAGGGATTAtccttcaagaaaaaatattccataattgaCATTATTGCTAACATATCCTGCAAATCTGGACCAAAAATCTGCGCGGACAGCCCACATATTCTTAACTAACTATGCCCTTTAAAATCGATAAGTGAGgatagaattgaaaaaatgtagttagtaAAACATGCGActttaaattggataaatttccaaagttttaaatactttttggacCTTTTTTGCACCTAAAGAGTACAGTTTTAGTGTGAGAAATTAAATTACTATAGAAAAAAGTTCTGCGCTTAGATaaatattgaaacagtaaaataGGTGGTTTTTTAGATATACTCTTTTGATGTCTTTGACTTGGTGTTATATCTGTaacacattataaaaaaaaaccttttccgtTTGAAGTTGTTACAGATAGCAAAAGGTTAAAACAAGGAATAGTGCAAAAAGCGTAAAGTTCGGCCACGCTCGCTGAGTTCGTCGCACATCAATTTCACTGGAAGTCAGGTAGTAAAAAAAAGGAGCTCAACAGCTTAAATCACAATTCTACAAAGTGACAGTTTAGACTTTACCTTTTTTTCAACGCGgtttcatattcataaaaaaaatttgaaatatcttctTATTCGttgtatatattaatattttcaggaaaaaaatcttttgtccgtattataattaatttacttgattgttcaaaaatatttcaaaaaagtttatactttttgatacatgtataaataatattaatgaggTTAGAGATCCTCTAGGTTGTGTTGTGtcataagttcttcttttttagattgtctacgattaaaccggaaccagaagtgacAAAAAGATcgtgattttcaaaccaaattttacaataaatttacaattttgaagaataaaatgaggaagaagatatgaagaataaaatgaggaagaagataaCATGAAATATAAACATATCAAACCTGTATGAAATATGTGAAAacataaatatgtaaaaaaacgatttcattttttgcttgaaaattatttttattagtttaaaattcaggcATCTTgatggaaattcgcctttttcgaaaaaaattaatcctgttagttataaatttaagtattttgttcaaaacactgatttaaggtttaaaaaatcatttttttaattgaaaattcaactgttccatttttagtttaaaatttatcttttttagctgagcattcatgtattttgttaaaacgagTGTTCgttggtaggaaattaatgttcttggttacaatatttggttgaaaactcgttccttctttagttgaaaattatttttttaatataaatataatctttCGACATTTGGTTGCAAagtattttgtttgtttattaaaaactaaactattttgttgcaaattttgtgttatttggtttaaaattaatctttctttagttggaaatttaactatttggttaaaaattcatgtggattgtacaaaatgaatttttatgtttgaaaattcatctgcttggagaaaatccatccttttttgTTAGAACATCAATctgctttgctaaaaatttatctttctggttagaaatacaatatttttttacataatttctttTGGTCCgtcaaagattaataatttctcGTAATAAAATCATCTAATGGATCAAAAACTTACACTTTTTCTTgaagttttagtagaaattctttttaattcatattttttagtttaaaattaaactatttcgttaaaaatttatcattatcggttgaaaattatttttttttttactgaaaatgaagtatttcagtgttgatttaaaatataaaatttagcttatttttagttaaaacttcaacttccttggtagaaaattattctttttggccgaagattcattattttagtagaacattaatttttttcgatgaaaactgagtttcttaacttaaaatgtaaccattctgtttttggttgaaaatttatctgttttagttacaaatacatgtattttgttgaaaaatcgtttttttttcagaaaaaaatatttttcttggttgaaaactcatctatttggttgaaagtattttttgttaaattgaagaTTCCTCATTATAACTGAAagcttatttttttgattgagaacctatctaatgtgttaaaaatgatttttcagttaaaaatattaattcctttaactgaaaatgtaagtattcgtttttttttaaagttacatttttgttgaaaattcaggtaatttttggaaaattcgtctttttggtaaaacaaGTTTCGTTCcagacattttttcttattttgatataTCATTAAACATGATTTATCAGTGTATGCTGCATTGACATcaaaaagcaaatgaatttttctgtcccGCCTATAGTTGTATATCAGTCGTATATCTGTCAATGGACGCATTGAAAGTGAACGCTTATCAAACTTTCGCGCCCTTTCTGAGGACTTCTGGTTCCGGGCTAATCTCGATGCGCAGAGACGAGGCTCTGTGAATCCATG carries:
- the LOC117182952 gene encoding 5-hydroxytryptamine receptor 1-like, whose protein sequence is MGQNIILERCSGHAVKCFTGGSRKSNESQCPMLQRSEKSASSSTTTPLPAAKSAVNRKHQNSTCSVTNSPHQKKLRFQLAKERKASTTLGIIMSAFIICWLPFFLLALVRPFLPDSDAIPATLSSVFLWLGYCNSLLNPIIYATLNRDFRKPFREILFFRCGDLNHMMREEFYHSQYGDPVNKYIRSADNESGGRAENNLVDSIDVAANIPNESFL